The DNA region GGAACCGCCGGAAACGACCGCGGTAGACTATCGCGGGGAGCAGATCACCATCCCGGCGGAAGCGGAGATTCCGCGGATCGAGACTGCGTGGATTCTTTGGCGGAATGCGACGCGAGACTGCATCGACTTCCTCGCGTTCGCGGATCGCATGGGTGCGGAGCGCGTCGCGGAGGCGATCTTCGATCGGATCTCCGATTGGGAGATCGCCACCCGGCTGCCGCTGCCGCGGCCAAGCCGGGATGCTGATCCGGCTTTGGAATCGGGCGAGCGCCGACGGATGGGGACGCGCATGAGCGGGCCGTTGCTTCGCGAATCCGGCAAGGCAATCCGCCCCCCTCCGCTCCCGCCGCCGGCCGGCTCGGGCGGTTGCGGCAGGGAATCGCCCCGGCTCCCCGCGCGGCGGAGCCGGCGGAGCCCCCGCGCCGACTTGGCGGGGCGGCCGGACACAAAGCGCCCGCGCCGCCCCCGGACCGGCTTATTTTTTGTTCACCGAGTACATCTCGGCCAGCAGGTCGATGTAGGCGTTGGCCGCCTCCGCCAGCTTATGGGTGTAGGCCATTTCCCGGCTCTCCCCCTGCCCCTGCTTGTGGAGCTCGGCCATCGCCTTGCTCTCCATCACCTTTTTGACCAACGCCTTGGCTTCGCGGATCGCCCCTTTTCCGTGCTCGGCCGCCAGCTCGTCGGTCCCGGGGGCCATCCGCATTTCGCCGAGCATCACCAGGTTGGAGCCTTCGGCCGCCATCTCGACCGCATGGTTGATCACCGCATGCATGTGATGGAGGGCCATCGCGTTGTCGGCACGGGTCTCCTGGGCACGGAGGGCGGGGGCCGCCGCTCCGATGCCCAAGAGCAGGGACAAAGCCAAGAGAAGGGTCGGTCTGTTCATGGTCTGCGTTCTCCTTGTTTTTTTGCGGGTTGTTCCGGGAAAGGAATGTTTTCCTCCCGGCGATAGCCTATCGTAGCGGCCGGTGAATCCCAAGCCGCAACCGCAACCGCCGCGGCTTCCCCGTCCCGGCCCGCGGACCGGAGCGGGCCCCCTGCTCCTCGCCCTGCTCCTGAGCGTGGCGCCCGCCGGGGCGCAGGAGAGAGAGCCGGCGGCCGGCGAGGAGAAGCGCCCCGCGGGGATGGCGCCCGACGCCTCCCTGCGGCCCGAGGATCTCGCCGACTTCGACCGGCAGCCGGCGCCGGTCCGGGAGCTGATCCGGCAAGCGCTACTCTTGACGGGGATGGATCTTACCTACCGGTACGGCTCGGCCGATCCGGCGACGGGCGGGATCGACTGCTCGGGCTTCGTCTACTTCGTGCTCCGCCGGTGCGGAATCCGGGATGTCCCCCGGACCGCGAGCGGCCAGTACGCCTGGGTCCGGAAGGCCGGCAACTTCCGGGCGGTCCTCAGCCCGAATCCCGACTCTTTCGAGATGGACGAGCTGCGGCCGGGAGACCTGCTCTTCTGGGAAGGGACCTACGCGACCAAGAACGATCCTCCGGTCAGCCACTCGATGATCTACCTCGGCCGGGAAAAGGCGACCGGGGAGCGGGTGATGGCCGGGGCGAGCGACGGCCGGACCTACCACGGAAAGCCGCGATGGGGGGCGAGCGTCTTCGACTTCCGGCCGAAGTTTCCGGGACCGGAGGAGGCTCCGGGCGGCAGCCGGTTCGTGGGCTACGGGAAGATTCCGGGATTGGAGAGCGGAAACGGGCTGCGGGGACCGGAAGAGAGGGAGGAGTAGCGGGTTGCGGGGCGGCCGGGTTTCTCGAGCCGCCGGTTCCCGGGTCAGGATGCGGTTCCCGCGCTCCCGAGGCTCGCGCTCGGGAGCCGTTCCCGCCCCGGGCCGGGCCGGCCCGCGCCCGGTCCGCGGGGGAGCGACTCGGCGCCGGCGGAGCGGATCGCGACTCCCCTAGCAGCCTGTCGGACTTTCCTTTTCCCTCCGGAATATGGTAAAAGAGGGCATGGCTGAGCGATTTGTGACAGTGGATCGGATGACGCCGATGCTTTTGCCCGAGGACCTGCGGAATTGGGTGGATGAGGACGACTTGGTGCATTTTGTCATCGAGGCGGTGGAGAGGATGGATCTGCGGGGATTTCGAGTGAACGTGCGCGGGACCGGAGACGCGCAGTATCCGCCCTCGATGATGCTCTCGCTTTTGATTTATTGCTACGCCAACGGGATCTTTTCGAGTCGACGGATCGAGGCGGCGACGCGGCGGGATGTGGCGGTCCGTTACCTTTGTGCGAATACCCATCCGGATCACGATACGATCTGCCGGTTCCGGCGGGAGAACTTTGCTGCGGTGGCCGACTGTTTTTTGAAGGTCTTGGAGCTGGCGCGGGAGATGAAGCTTTTGAAGGTGGGGGTGGTGAGTGTCGACGGGACCAAGATTCGGGCCAACGCCAGCAAGCATCGCAATGTGACCTACGAACGGGCCGGAGAACTGGTGGAGCTTCTGCGGGCGGATGTAGCTGAGCTCTTGGAGCAGGCGGAGGAAGCGGACCGGAGAGAGGAAGCGGATCCGGGCAAGCTGCCCGAGGAGATCGGTCGGCGGCAACGGCTCAAGGAAAAGCTGGAGGAAGCGCAACGCCGGCTGGAGGAGCGGGCCAAGGAGCGAGCGGAGCGGGAGCGAGCGGAGTACGAGCGGAAGGTAAAAGAACGGGAAGCGCGCAAGGGAAGTGCCAAAGGCCGGCACATCCAGCCTCCGGAGGAGAAGCCTGGGGCGGAGGAGCAAGCCAACCTGACCGATCCCGAGAGCCGGCTGATGCGCAGGAGCCGAAACGAAGCCTTTGAACAGAGCTACAATGCGCAGGCGGCTGTCGATGCGGACGGGAGTGCCTTGGTGCTTTCGGCTCGGGTGAGCGTCTGCGCCAACGACATCGGCGAGTTGGAAGCCGACGTGCGGGCCATTCCTACGGAAGCCGGTCGGGTCCGTGCAGTGCTGGTGGACACCGGTTATGCCAATGGCGAACAGGTCGAGGCTCTGCAGGCGGAGGGAATCGAAGTCTACTGTGCGATGAGGGCCGAAGCTCTGGAATGTCGTCGGCGATACGAGTTCCGACCCGCCGATCGTCGTCGGGAGAAGCCTGTTGAATATACCGCCCCGTGGAGACGGAAGATGATCGAAAAGCTCGCCAGCCCGGACGGCCGCCGCCTTTATGCTCGACGCAAGCAGACCGTCGAACCAGTCTTCGGCATCATTAAATCGGTGATGGGCTTCCGAGCGTTTCGGCTCCGCGGGCAAGCCAAAGTCCAGGGCGAATGGTCGTTGGTCTGCTTGGCGTACAACTTCAAGCGCCTTTGGAAGCTTATGGGAGGACGCCGAATCGGGCCTAGCCAAGGAGGGATTACCGGATCTCCCAGCATCGCCTCGCTCTCCACCCTCCTCGGCGCGCTGGTTGCGGTCTCGACTTCTGCGCTTTTGGGCTTCGGCAGGAAAATTCTTGCCACCCCGGAAGGGAGGTTTCGCAACCATTGCGGCTCTCTCGCATTAACCCCGACAAGCTGCTAGCGGCCATTTCTCACAAATTTCGTAGCCGAGGCGCCGCAAATGGGCTTGGGTGCGAGGCGGGCGCAGGTTTTCCACCGGAGCTGTATGAAGACATACTGCGAGGATGGAAAACCAAGCGGGAGCGAAGCAGACGAGCCCGTTTTGCAAGCCGTAGGAGAAAGCTTGTGAGAAATGGCCGCTAGGCCGACTTCCTCCCCTTTTTCGTAGAGATAGCCCACCTGCATCAAGACAACCTCGTCGGCCCCCAGCTTGGCCGCCTCCTTGGCGAGCCGCTCGGCCGCGCCCTTGAGGCTGTCGGCCCGGCCGA from Methylacidimicrobium sp. AP8 includes:
- a CDS encoding C40 family peptidase — protein: MNPKPQPQPPRLPRPGPRTGAGPLLLALLLSVAPAGAQEREPAAGEEKRPAGMAPDASLRPEDLADFDRQPAPVRELIRQALLLTGMDLTYRYGSADPATGGIDCSGFVYFVLRRCGIRDVPRTASGQYAWVRKAGNFRAVLSPNPDSFEMDELRPGDLLFWEGTYATKNDPPVSHSMIYLGREKATGERVMAGASDGRTYHGKPRWGASVFDFRPKFPGPEEAPGGSRFVGYGKIPGLESGNGLRGPEEREE
- a CDS encoding IS1182 family transposase, with the translated sequence MAERFVTVDRMTPMLLPEDLRNWVDEDDLVHFVIEAVERMDLRGFRVNVRGTGDAQYPPSMMLSLLIYCYANGIFSSRRIEAATRRDVAVRYLCANTHPDHDTICRFRRENFAAVADCFLKVLELAREMKLLKVGVVSVDGTKIRANASKHRNVTYERAGELVELLRADVAELLEQAEEADRREEADPGKLPEEIGRRQRLKEKLEEAQRRLEERAKERAERERAEYERKVKEREARKGSAKGRHIQPPEEKPGAEEQANLTDPESRLMRRSRNEAFEQSYNAQAAVDADGSALVLSARVSVCANDIGELEADVRAIPTEAGRVRAVLVDTGYANGEQVEALQAEGIEVYCAMRAEALECRRRYEFRPADRRREKPVEYTAPWRRKMIEKLASPDGRRLYARRKQTVEPVFGIIKSVMGFRAFRLRGQAKVQGEWSLVCLAYNFKRLWKLMGGRRIGPSQGGITGSPSIASLSTLLGALVAVSTSALLGFGRKILATPEGRFRNHCGSLALTPTSC